Proteins co-encoded in one Papaver somniferum cultivar HN1 chromosome 5, ASM357369v1, whole genome shotgun sequence genomic window:
- the LOC113281075 gene encoding uncharacterized protein LOC113281075 translates to MSPVVAYQLATGLSVLVGAVLVKTVMDKPMAGPMTRCPSCNGTGRVNCMCSRWSDGDVGCRSCAGSGRSACSSCGGSGTGRPLPVQVSVRPPSNPRPY, encoded by the coding sequence ATGAGTCCGGTGGTTGCATATCAATTGGCGACAGGTTTGAGTGTATTAGTCGGAGCAGTCCTTGTAAAAACAGTAATGGATAAACCAATGGCAGGACCAATGACGCGGTGCCCAAGCTGTAATGGCACAGGAAGAGTAAACTGTATGTGTTCGCGATGGTCCGATGGAGATGTTGGTTGTCGATCGTGTGCTGGTTCAGGGCGCAGTGCTTGCAGTAGTTGCGGCGGGTCTGGTACCGGTCGACCGTTACCAGTGCAAGTTTCAGTACG